A section of the Malus sylvestris chromosome 17, drMalSylv7.2, whole genome shotgun sequence genome encodes:
- the LOC126612562 gene encoding uncharacterized protein LOC126612562, translating into MSGPSDRRFDLNLVEEAAPPSPDNIWRPSFVSSTGPLTVGDSVMKNDMTAAVVARNLLTPKDNRLLSKRSDELAVKDSLALSVQCAGSVSNMAQRLFARTRQVESLAAEVMSLKQEIRGLKHENKQLHRLAHDYATNMKRKLDQMKETDGQVLLDHQRFVGLFQRHLLPSSSGAVPRNEAPNDQPLMPPPSRVLSSTEAPNDPPPVPSLSGALPTAETSPKQPL; encoded by the coding sequence tgaaccttgttgaagaggcagccccgccttctccagacaacatatggcgcccatccttcgtctcctcaactggtcctcttaccgttggggattccgtgatgaagaatgatatgaccgctgcggtggtggccaggaaccttctcactcccaaagataacagactactttccaaacggtctgatgagttagctgttaaggattcgctggctctcagtgttcagtgtgcaggttctgtgtctaatatggcccaacgcctatttgctcgaacccgccaagttgaatcattggcggctgaagtgatgagtctcaaacaggagattagagggctcaagcatgagaataaacagttgcaccggctcgcacatgactatgctacaaacatgaagaggaagcttgaccagatgaaggaaactgatggtcaggttttacttgatcatcagagatttgtgggtttgttccaaaggcatttattgccttcgtcttctggggctgtaccgcgtaatgaagctccaaatgatcaacctctgatgcctcctccttctagggttctgtccagtactgaggctccaaatgatccccctccggtgccttctctttctggggctctaccgactgctgagacttctcctaagcaacctttgtga